The nucleotide sequence TTCCACTAGTTCAAGTAAATGCATACTAgattccagctcattttcaacTACATGGAATTTTGGTAGTCTATTAGTTAGACAAGAAGTATCCTCACTGATGAAATCTTGGAGCTTTCAAATTTTAATGGTATAAAAGTTTTcataattccttttaaaaaaaagcacacaCAACTTGCTGGGCATGATAAGATAATAGAATTGAATTATTCTTTTGTAGGTTTCCTCTTACACGACCTGATCTTTGTAAAAAATGGGAGGCTGCGGTCAGAAGAAAAAACTTTAAACCCAGCAAATACAGCAGTATTTGTTCAGAACACTTTACTCCAGACTGCTTTAAGAGAGAATGCAACAATAAGCTACTGAAGGAGAATGCTGTACCCACGATATTTAGTTTTACTGAACCACATGTCAAGGTGATAATGATTTTTAGAGTAAAAAATTGgtgttattaatattaaatgGTTTTATGCTTAGTTAACTTTATTTTAATCTTGCTCCAAAGATTATAGTATACCTAAAAAAATATAATGctacattttgttttctattaaCCAAAAATTCAGTTtcaacatatttttcttcttgaatgATTTTCTAAGGATCTAATTTTATACTCCTCCTTTATATAAAAAGTCCTAAAATTTCAGAAACTTGAATTTCTTCAAGAGGaaggtttttttaaacaatataaattaaataatggcACTTGGATTATTTATGCTGGTTGTTGAGATCACTTTTATTTTGAATGACTAAATtcctttgctttattgttttagaGTGAGGACCTTCAGGAGCAACAAGAACAGCTCCCACCCCCTCTTCTAACCCCTCCTGTTTCCCAAGTTGATGCTGCTCTTGGATTATTGATGCCACCTCTTCACACCCCTAATAATCTTGCAGTTTTCTGTGACCACAACTATACTGTAGAAGATACAGTAcatcaaaggaaaaggattcaGCAGCTCGAAGAACAAGTGGAAAAACTCAGAAAGAAGCTCAAGACTGCCCAGCAGCGATGCCGAAGACAAGAGCGGCAGCTTGAAAAGCTCAAGGAGGTTGTCCAGTTTCAGAAAGAAAAGGACGCATTATCTGGAAGGGGCTATGTGATTCTACCCAATGACTACTACGAAATAGTAGAAGTCCCAGCATGAAAACATCTGCATATATTATTGGGGCAGGATTCCAGGGCCTCTTCAGACGAACAGGAGagtcatttgaaaaattaaacaTTCTTAATCCTTATGTAAAAGCACTTCAGgactttaagaaaataaaatttacatgTAATGTTAAAATGTAAAGGTTTTTGTCCATagtaattttagtttttttacaatttgacaaattttaaaagttacagaCTAACCTCAGAGTGACATTATAAGTTTATAATACCTgttttaagatagaagatttgggtttttctatttttaatatttatagaaaatagTGTAAAATCTGAAGTGATAAAAAGGTTTCATGCAGTAAAAATGATGTAAgtctaaaatgaaaaattattgcaGTATGTTGGTTGTAAGAACTGGTGATGATTTAAATAGAAAGTATGGGTCAAATCATGGAACATGCTTTGTCAGAGTAAATTgaccatatttttaaatttagaagttTATTCTCTTTCCATCAACTGGCCAGGCTGTTCTTTGTGTAAAAGCTTTAGTTGTCTCTggggagaaaaatattaaaatgctttCAGATTTGACAGTTAATTCTGTTCTCCATTCTCTGCATATTTTTGcctaaatttttttcattgtgatAACCCAAGAATTTTTCAGTATTGGTAACCTTTGCTTTTCAGAGTAGATACATTCTAGTTCTGTTGATTATAGTGAGATTCTGCTCACTTTTCTGTACCCACCACCCTACCCCCTTGATTCCTACATTTGTACAAGGGGAAAATTTTTTCAGTAAACTTAAAAGGTTTTTGGTTAGATAAGGATAAAGATGGTAACTAGATCCATGGCATGGCCTTGGATCATTTCTCCTCATCCCTTTTAGGCTGAGTTTTTTAATGTGTTAATAGTGCTTATCAGTAATATCATACTTCAGTTAgttctccattttatggattatAACCTAAAATTCCTttcaagcagaaaaaaaattttaagtttttaacaAATTCCCTTTTTTATGATAACAATAGTGATAACAACACTTTCttatagcacttcaaggtttataAAGTATATGTTTCTCAGTATAAGTGCTaaattttttatagcaagttttctaaaaatgaggggaaataggttaaaaaataatctaattaatacttcatttgccattttattaaatttgttttagCCACCAAGGTTCTTAGTAGAATTTTTAAGAACTGGATTCCAACTTAGATTTGCCTAAACATGTAAAATAAGACAGAAGGCCATTCCATAAGAAgaatgggaggggcagctgggtagctcagtggagtgagagtcaggcctagagacaggaggtcctaggttcaaacccggcctcagccacttcccagctgtgtgaccctgggcaagtcacttgacccccattgcccacccttaccaatcatccacctatgggacaatacactgaagtacaggggtttaaaaaaaaaaaaaaaaagaatgggagatGTATTCCTGGGCAGCCAAATCTATCAGCATATATTTATTATGCATCTgttatgtgcccagcactgtgctggcaatataaaaacaaaaattaaatcactgtcttcaaagagctgcaatataaaaacaaaaattaaatcccTGCCCACAAAAAGCTTCCATCTTATTTCAGAAAGATTTATACGTGTATAAGCATGTAAGAGACACAagtgattaaaaaattttaaggccTCCTCCTCAACTTTACCAACCTTTCCTAGAGCCATGCACCTCCCTGTCAGGTAAATAGTAATAATTTCTGGCATATATCTAGCTATAGTGTAACATTATGCCAGATATGCCAGCATTTGAAACCAAAATGTGTTCCAAACTACTGCTCACATGGAGAAGTTTAAACATTGGTCTTccatatttgacatttaaaaatattttcaaagtacaCAAATAGTGACCCTATTATAGATAGAGCTAGATTGGATAACttcattaatatagaaaaattagaAGTTGAAGGAACTTCCCATGTCACCAGTTCTctgtccagggtcagacagctaggccAAGTCTGTGCCCTCTGCCACACTGCTCAGTTAAACTACAAGAATCACAGTATCTAAGTGACTTATCCTGGCCTCCCCTTTTGGACTCAGATTTGCggatggcttaatttttttcaagaagttgaaaaaacaaaatattaaaaattgagtGCTTGAACCATATTCATGCTTTGCTGATAGCTATAACCTTAACATTATTTTTGATTTGAAATTCTGGAAACTATCTCTAGTCCATGCATGGACCTTAGGGCTATTAATGAAGTCTACACCGTTGCTACACATTATTTTGCTTTCCTGTGTTCCCCCAGCTATTGTTAAGGGATATAAAtgatttattcccttcttttataCATTAACTTGAGGTTGTTTCTATGCAAAAATCTATCGCTATATTTTCAGTCAGTTTTTTCCTCTCCAACTTCAGTTTCAATTGTGGCTAAATATTCAACTTAGCATCTCAGAGGAAACCCATGACATTGAAAtacagatataaaaatattttccaatcgAACAAGTTCATGGATCCTAGTCTTAACTTCTGATATAGAGGATACATTTGGAGTTTAGCTGATTGTTTCTGATCCAAAATATCTAACTTTTAAAGTACAAATTGTTCATGTAAACCTTGTATTATTGATGTCAAAAAGAGTAGAACTTTTGATCTGGAAAGGTTTCTGCAAAAGCACAATACAGTAAAACATCATTAATTTGGACAGTTTGAGGAGAAGACCAAAATGATGGCAGAATGTCTTAGATTGAGTCACCCATGTGGTCATTACATTCCTATAATGCCTGCCTCTGGGGGAAGCGGATGCTGGTGGATCATTTGAATTTGGGACTTATAAGCTTCAGTAGGGCTAAAGCTAACGGATCAGGTGTCCACTCTTAAGTCTAGTACCAATATCAGGAGAGGAGGGTGCCCCGGTCCGGAATGAGTCAGAATTTCTCATTGATCAGATGTGGGATTGACTTATCAGTGGATACAGCTCTTCCAGTTGGACAAGGTAGGGGGACTCAGGCTCAAAAGATGTAtgcttaaacattttaaatacacAATATTTCTATTGTGTTCCATGGACCTCACATCCTAGAAAGGGCAGTCAAATCTGTCTTAGgaaatatatagttaatttttATGTTTCAGTATCATTTGAAGGTAAGCAGTTTGATAAAAATCATAACAAGCCATTTGAATTAAACTTgccctttataatcctatataatTATTTTGCCAGTAGACCCTTTCATATTATAATGCAAAGCTCAAAAGAACATCTTCCAGATTAGACTAACTCAAGGTTTCACTGTAATccaatttagaaaaattttagcTGTTTACTCAATTCATGTTATATatcctaaaaattaattttttgtccCCTTATGGTAGGGAAGCATGATATTTACAGTTTGGCGGGTAACTGGCCAATTCCTTTTACTTGAGGGAAGAGGGAAATAGTTTATGTtgttaaaaaatgttcttaacAAGTCAATTGTGATTTCTTTCCACATGATGCCATGCAATGATGGTGAAGCCAGATGAGACTTGATTTGGTTTAATAGTTTACATTTCTGggcatatttaattatatttttaaaacagccATTCCCCAGCTCTCCACCCACCCAAATTCTCTTTGCTACTTTTTATTTTGATGTCTTAAGACAAAGTGATTTACTTA is from Gracilinanus agilis isolate LMUSP501 chromosome 2, AgileGrace, whole genome shotgun sequence and encodes:
- the THAP1 gene encoding THAP domain-containing protein 1, giving the protein MVQSCSAYGCRNRYDKDKPVSFHKFPLTRPDLCKKWEAAVRRKNFKPSKYSSICSEHFTPDCFKRECNNKLLKENAVPTIFSFTEPHVKSEDLQEQQEQLPPPLLTPPVSQVDAALGLLMPPLHTPNNLAVFCDHNYTVEDTVHQRKRIQQLEEQVEKLRKKLKTAQQRCRRQERQLEKLKEVVQFQKEKDALSGRGYVILPNDYYEIVEVPA